The Myripristis murdjan chromosome 6, fMyrMur1.1, whole genome shotgun sequence sequence tttttttgctcatggaaaaaatgaatgtgatgtTTGGGTTCTGTTTGTCAGTTTCTCTGTTCTAAAAATGGGTGAAATAATGTAAGCAGAAAAGGTGTAAGAGGAAATGTATGAGGAAGTTACATATTTTAACGTGTTacttaatttttaaaaactgctcTGTTGGCAACCGTGGGGCAAATGTTGTGTTATCATTGTTGCACAAAGGcataaaatgctgaaatgcaATGGTATATACAGATAGTAATTGTGCtttgatgatgacgatgatgatgatgatgatgattatcattattattaccttTTTCATTGCTGTTCATCATCGATTATCAGACTCCACCTCAGCAAATAAAGAAATCCATAACAGAGGAATCCCCAAAAGCAAACTCCACTCACATTAGAGTCAGCGTTGATGGAGGTCCAGAATCCCTCACTGGGGCCAAAAAATGACTTCTCATGCTTGAGAAGTCCACTTCTTAGCACTGAAACCACTTGAAGAATCTTGACCCAGTCACACTTTACGTGGACTGTTGTTCATTTGCACCTTTCCTTTTGCCCTCCTTAGTTCAGCACCGGTGGAACCAAACGCCCTGCCATCTGGATCGACACTGGAATTCACTCCAGGGAATGGGTTACTCAGGCCAGTGGCACCTGGTTTGCCAAGAAGGTGCTTGGAAAACCTTCACATTGCTCAGACACCAGATTGCCCAGATTTCATCATCCCTCAGTCCTCAGACAACTGTCTTAGTCTGtactgtgtattttgttttttccattctCTTGATTAGATCGTGACTGACTATGGACGTGACCCTGTTCTCACAGCCATCCTCAACAAGATGGACATCTTCCTGGAGATTGTGACCAACCCTGATGGTTTCTACTATACCCACAGCTCTGTGAGTGTCTTAGGACTTGGTTTTAGAATTGTTTTCTGACAAATAGAGATTAAGAAATATTCTTGCATACTCTTACAAAATAATGGCTGTATGAAATGAGGGGTATAGATAATATAAGGTGTGAAACTATTTGAAAGCATCAACATCAGTTCCCTGGAAATCATGCATACCAACTCAGCACTCTGTGTTGCTTTAGACCAAAGGGACAAAGGGAGGAAAAGATCTGATATTGATGAATCCAGCTTTCTATGGACAGAGCACTGCTCACTGGTTAGATTTGGTTTTAGGACAGTTTAGATTTCACTCTTAAGTCTCATTTGTCAAATCCTGTGGGTGAAAAGTGATCATATTGGACTGTGGAATTTCATTTGGGCTGGGCACGGTTAAACTACAACATTTAAATccccaaaccaaaaaaaacaaactttaacaACTGACTCCAATCTCTTTCTGCAGAACCGTATGTGGCGTAAGACCAGGAAGCCCAACCCTGGCTCTTCCTGTGTTGGAGTGGATCCCAACAGGAACTGGGATGCTGGTTTTGGAGGTACGCCTCTTTTACAGCTGCAATGAAACTGTATCCTATGCTACGATAGAATATTGactaattaaatattaatttattgtGTGCACCAAAAGTTGTaatgttgcatgtgtgtatttgtatatgtgAATACCTGTGCATGCCCACACACATTTTAGTGGATGATTCATAAATTGTCCATTGCATATAGGCCTTCTGTTTCTTTGCACTGCATGAGTTCCTTAGATGCTTGTGCCATGTTGATCAGTGTGTTCTGTGAAACTGAAAGGTGTCAGTGTGCCTCTGCACCACTGTCACCAAGACAAGCTCCTGTCAACTTGTTGTGGTGCACAATTAAAACTAAGGGTGTTTTTACGTATGGCTCCTATAATAAAAGTAAATTCAGTAGTCTATAAGCAGAGATGAGGACTTGAGTCATTGCGACTTGAACTCAAGTCGCtgtttttaatgacttgtgacttgacttgacataaaataaaaaacttgagactGGACTTGGACCTGGAAGTTTAAGACTTggaacttgacttgacttgagacacgatgacttgaatgacttgattgttgttcatttcatgttttcagtttgaatataaaatataaaataaatatctctagcCTGTAATATTACCCGGTATATGAGCGCACGCTGGGAATGGTGTCGTAATGATTGGATGATGACCAGGAGTGCCGAGAGTCATCCTTTTTGGCTTTCGTAACTACACATGTGAAGGGAAACAGCGAACTGCCGAATGCAAGACCTGCCCAACAAAGATTTCGGACAGCCACGCTACAAAGTCAAACTTTGTCTGTCATTTGAAGAGCCGTTCTGCCGAGTAAGTGCTTGTAAATTAGCTAATATTACCCTGTTAGTCGATAGTTAGCTTAGCTAACTAAATTGACCAATAATATTATTTGACAGTTactaatatcttatattttctctttattaagaccggattctgcaggtaatattgtaataatgtgacttgacttggacttgacttgatctattacagtacttgacttgacttgacttaacctgtgacttgacttgacttgcccaagaaaaaattacttgggacttacttgagacttgaaggttaagacttgagacttacttgagacttgcacatggctgacttgatcccatctctgTCTATAAGTGGACCAGAAAGTGGACCAACAGAAACATTTGATGAGGTCTCAGTTCACTTACTGCTCATAGCACAGGTCCTTTAGACCTCAGGCTCTTGTTGCTTTGGATTGTGGGTAGGTTCAACAATGATGAACAACAACAGTCCCATTATGAACTTCTGCTTCACCCTAAACTGGAGAAAAACATTGGTGTTTTTATGAAAGCTGGCCTGTTCTTTGAAGTGGTCCTCATTTTTCAGTAACTATAGCCATTTCCTCCGTTGACCAGACAATTCCTTGTTTACCCATTTTCATATTAGCCCCTCTTGATGTGCATGCATCTGGTGAGTATTGAGAAGCATGAAGctaaatgcaaaacataaaaagtacCTGGGCGGGTTTGTGTTCACAATTCAAGAATGAAAAGGACCACAGAGTCAGCTCCAGATGAAGTGAACACAGACCATCTCCTGAGGTGGTCtgagtttggtttgtttgagaGGGATCTGCGTTTGTTTGGAGCATTTGGATGCTGAATCACTCTGAGGCAGAAAGAACCCAGGGTGAAAACGTCCTAATTTAGCAAAATGCAAACTGCCTTGCTGTTTctcttattctgttttaatgaaCACATACAGGACCCGGTGCCAGCGGCAGCCCCTGCTCTGAGACTTACCGCGGACCAAAGGCTCACTCTGAGTCCGAGGTCAAGTCCATCGTTGACTTTGTGAAGTCCCACGGCAACATCAAGGCCTTCATCTCCATTCATGCCTACTCCCAGATGCTCCTGTACCCCTATGGCTACACCAGGACCCCCGTCAAGGACCAGAGAGAGCTGGTGTGTATACATGGACAACAAGAGCTAAAAAGCAATGATATAAAGAggaattttctttttgattttatgCTTTCCAATTTGTGAATAAGATGTGGAAACTGTACTAGGAATTTAAGTCTAGGAGCTACTGTACAAACTGTAAGTTTTAAGAAACTATGGTGAAAAACTTAAATTTGTGATTATGTTAATGTCCCCCTCCCCACAGCATAGCCTGGCTAAGAAGGCTATCACTGACCTCGCCTCCCTGTACGGCACTCGCTACAGATACGGCAGCATCATCAACACCATCTGTAAGTTTCAACAGCACCAGTTTTAATATCTGAAAGGTTTAGCCCATGTAATACAAGTAATTTATCATccattttgataaataattcaGTATAACACTTTCTGATGTATTAGGATTTGCTGTGAAAGTAAAGCTGAAGATAAAAGAGCATAAAAGAGTGAGCAAGGTCAACACCAAATGACTTTGGGCAGCACAATCATTTTCAAAGAGAATTTAGCAGAGCGGAAACACTGTGGCTTCAGCCAGAGGATGTGGGTTCAAATCCCTGTCAGTGAGCATCTACTCCACTGaactgtccttgagcaagacactgaatccctaccacCTCCAGAACTTATATTATACTGagtataaatgcttttcagttGCATCACAAATCTCCTAGCACCATGTTACCATGGCGCCATCATGGAGGTCCAGTGTTGAGCTGAATATATCCAAATAAAGCTTAAATATATAACAACCAGGCTATAAAAAGAGAGAAGGTTGCTGTGTGGGTGGAGCTCAGTTCAGTAAATCTGAACAGTCTGATAAATTAAATTTGTCTCTACATTTGAGAACCAGTGATACAGTTCACCTGTTTTGGTTTTAGCCCCTGAACCCCTCGTCATGACACATATTCTATGAACTGAAGCTTGTGCAGGTCATAGTGCAATGGTAATGCAACTATAGAAATTATTAATGCTTGAGTCTATAAATACTGCAAGTGAGCTTATGTTCAaatcctaataaaaaaaaaaaaaaaaagaagaagctttGATACTAGAAAATATGATGACCTAACAAGCTGGCATCAGTGACAAAGGTCCcagtgaaaaacagcagagcatGATTTGATTTTATATGCAAAGTagaaaacactaaaaaatgttctttaaaTTGTAGACCAAGCCAGCGGCGGCACCATTGACTGGACCTACAATCAGGGCATCAAGTACTCCTACACCTTTGAGCTGAGGGACACCGGTCGCTATGGTTTCatcctgccagccaatcagatcatcCCCACTGCCTCTGAGACCTGGCTGGCTCTGATGGCCATCATGGATCACACCAGCAAGAACTAATGTGTGTAAAGTGGAAATCCCTGAGATGCTGTTATTAGCTAATATCATCACCATGAACATCAATTACTCTTGAAGCACCATTAAtgccacagacaaataaatgagCACTGTAAAAACCTGTTGTATCCTCTTATTTTATGACTTTGAAAGTCTTAGGTTACATATGAGTGCATGTAGTGTCATTCAGATGGTGTCAAGAACGTAACTCAGAATAAACAGGACTCAAATGCACGACAAAGACCGGTTAAGTTAAGAAATACAGGGTTTAATCCAGGCAGAGGTCGGTACACAGGGAAGCAATCAAACCAGGCAGAGGTATCCAAGACATGAGG is a genomic window containing:
- the cpa5 gene encoding carboxypeptidase A5, producing the protein MMKGLLVFTALLVAVFGKETFEGHQVLRITAKDEVQLSLIRDLEEMEQLQLDFWREATDVATPVDVRVPFHSLQATKAYLEAQDIQYAIMIKDLQTVLDEEQQQMQSAARAAEPRNTDSFDYSNYHSISEIYRFQDMLVAENPNLVSKMVIGQSYEGRPLNVLKFSTGGTKRPAIWIDTGIHSREWVTQASGTWFAKKIVTDYGRDPVLTAILNKMDIFLEIVTNPDGFYYTHSSNRMWRKTRKPNPGSSCVGVDPNRNWDAGFGGPGASGSPCSETYRGPKAHSESEVKSIVDFVKSHGNIKAFISIHAYSQMLLYPYGYTRTPVKDQRELHSLAKKAITDLASLYGTRYRYGSIINTIYQASGGTIDWTYNQGIKYSYTFELRDTGRYGFILPANQIIPTASETWLALMAIMDHTSKN